One stretch of Dissulfurimicrobium hydrothermale DNA includes these proteins:
- a CDS encoding cytochrome c3 family protein, translating into MNESRSLKFLLIILVLIGLLLLLPGCKKEETNLKFNHKLHVIDNQMACATCHASGEKGKLQNPGMDKCSECHEIDTDHPSEKCLLCHSVKSAAHDYEVSESVPEKPKSYKDLKFSHEYHEGVECNTCHKGIDKQDSLSQIEWPDMFVCKRCHNGKEAPITCEVCHEKIRKDIAPESHHGDWTMHHGLESRFDRSCQFCHENQERFCQDCHRTQKPKDHIFNWKTTQHGEEATHDRRLCTTCHTASYCSDCHRSEQPISHRRADWMALSRENGHAEEARRNFRSCNVCHETSECMKCHQSIILRR; encoded by the coding sequence ATGAATGAGTCGAGATCGCTCAAGTTTTTACTCATAATTTTGGTGTTGATTGGTCTGCTATTGCTATTGCCAGGCTGTAAAAAAGAAGAGACCAATCTCAAATTTAACCACAAGCTGCACGTAATTGACAACCAGATGGCGTGTGCAACCTGCCATGCGTCAGGCGAAAAGGGAAAGCTGCAGAACCCAGGCATGGACAAGTGTTCCGAATGCCATGAAATAGATACTGACCATCCGTCTGAAAAGTGCCTTTTGTGCCATTCCGTAAAGAGCGCGGCCCACGATTACGAGGTGTCTGAGTCTGTACCGGAGAAACCGAAGAGCTATAAAGACCTCAAATTCAGCCATGAATATCATGAAGGTGTTGAATGTAATACGTGCCACAAGGGGATAGATAAACAGGATTCTCTCTCGCAAATAGAGTGGCCTGATATGTTTGTTTGCAAGAGGTGCCACAACGGGAAAGAGGCCCCGATCACCTGTGAGGTCTGCCATGAGAAGATCAGAAAGGATATAGCACCAGAGAGCCATCATGGCGACTGGACCATGCACCACGGCCTCGAGAGCCGTTTCGACAGGTCATGCCAGTTCTGTCATGAAAATCAGGAGCGCTTCTGTCAGGATTGCCACAGGACACAGAAGCCGAAGGATCATATATTCAATTGGAAGACGACGCAGCACGGCGAGGAGGCGACACATGACCGTCGTCTGTGCACGACTTGTCATACAGCAAGTTACTGTTCTGATTGTCACAGGTCAGAGCAGCCCATCTCGCACAGGCGTGCAGACTGGATGGCGCTCAGCCGAGAAAACGGCCATGCCGAGGAGGCGCGCCGCAATTTCAGGAGCTGCAATGTGTGTCACGAAACAAGCGAGTGCATGAAGTGTCATCAGTCGATCATCTTGAGGAGATAG
- a CDS encoding cytochrome c3 family protein, translated as MAAKSERGGLKSPFTSEGKRYFFDVGTADEMGVCYSCHPGGGPAEGIVQANGTVIPYTDSTLKPVHTYDRDFYDYSPYATTEALNSQASISDTIAAIGAPKAHDWHQSGVMEADCLLCHIDPQSPYALKAADGLKAQPFRPRLMIFASRQNGQVQSISLGMPLNYGLFNESAFSYTNDPQRMSRPTKMLALDMLPPDVVGQMMKMWTDGLKQIEKSGISLPYALYGPNVNKIWTSTGIKGAYCPNPAGPADEAARLANAAGAINQLFSQLLGFMQSKGLISSSATMNDMMALFFNDFIYGYKIKDQMGNLLPIPVPLRAYEPGKFYTDWDDCNASVRDYVRAPLIEGEGIPYSGKVGMGWGAAMYAVQRAMQGDSRYITPAGTPDVAAVMADVQKGVISQSAIQPALHEYLPNFFYMMPTAGLMGLDLNQDGAPLTYVRIDKSGGSWQAKAYWNTADLGDGYLRIDMFGGPKDIGSYKWVNICGQCHVMTKDHGNSEWNYARPYNLGMPADWVKNGQYVNFTNDIEASGYDVHMSSKKMGCGSCHLRAVGTVEDKHNFLKGTDTAHMVSNELDNNPKPKTCEYCHLSGGDPQAPNPTAAHEEKFGENTGRHMAEIACETCHVPYRRTWRFRTFDDTMGYFSNFDNRMGYNILPGGDGKMAAYPPEYALSPVYGTSPGYGIAHFNMLSQHIDANGGGVVPMDYVSQMVDYFNMSGSADPGQIVNGMPTNPGFDFWRYFYEASLNQYKAMGVPLNYDPAHDNEVFPPLYYANSRNGYPQIVIGNPITIMTWVDANPQPDHDMSDLPYGGAKVLYLREINAAIQAYIPPLQVGAVDPRTLAGIPPNDPNWARNPNVGKIILKDSGYVIFDHTGDMYPDLWWDEDVRAMQQALVKVLKAEGETDPKPIIFVAAHYFSDSHGVQPKEKALGARSCFDCHGDYTKDPGAHRITDRIITYVSWAPPWFRDDNRVMKYDPAKGMVPANPNGLFIVDGEVAYIQPQQADNLSVLGAKAQDVLALSKHHAEELFYITSEGSVRGYDITEINDPSKFTPDELAAEYAKQVVNGPWSDKLYFYIPEDLKPELSECGFQPQAESVYLDGIGLADAYVLRLGLNTAEKKAMIVKLPFTGAQPEIWTKVAGDTVFRKDASAAIVGYSSAYVVAKVNHPGEFVCVEHGLVSGANSDLWKPFIKK; from the coding sequence TTGGCGGCTAAGTCGGAGCGTGGTGGATTAAAAAGCCCATTTACCTCAGAGGGCAAGAGATACTTTTTTGATGTCGGGACCGCTGATGAGATGGGGGTCTGTTACTCATGCCATCCAGGCGGTGGGCCTGCAGAGGGCATCGTTCAGGCAAACGGAACGGTTATTCCCTATACGGATTCGACTCTCAAGCCTGTTCATACCTATGATAGGGATTTCTACGATTACAGCCCGTATGCCACTACAGAGGCATTGAATAGCCAGGCGTCAATCAGCGATACCATAGCTGCAATTGGTGCGCCCAAGGCGCACGACTGGCATCAGTCAGGCGTCATGGAGGCGGACTGCCTCCTATGTCATATCGATCCTCAGAGTCCATATGCACTGAAGGCTGCGGATGGGCTAAAGGCCCAGCCGTTCAGGCCTAGGCTTATGATCTTTGCATCCAGACAAAACGGTCAGGTGCAGAGCATCTCGCTCGGCATGCCGTTAAATTATGGGCTTTTTAATGAATCGGCCTTTTCCTATACCAACGATCCCCAGAGGATGTCCAGGCCGACGAAGATGTTGGCCCTTGACATGTTGCCGCCAGATGTCGTTGGGCAGATGATGAAGATGTGGACAGACGGGCTCAAACAAATAGAAAAAAGCGGGATAAGCCTTCCTTACGCCCTTTACGGCCCGAATGTCAACAAGATATGGACATCAACCGGTATAAAAGGCGCCTATTGTCCAAACCCGGCAGGGCCTGCGGATGAGGCTGCCAGGCTTGCAAACGCCGCTGGCGCCATAAACCAGCTCTTTTCTCAACTCCTTGGATTCATGCAGTCCAAAGGTCTTATCTCGTCAAGTGCCACCATGAACGACATGATGGCCCTATTTTTTAACGATTTTATATATGGTTACAAGATAAAGGACCAGATGGGCAACCTCCTTCCCATACCTGTTCCTTTAAGGGCGTATGAGCCAGGGAAATTCTATACCGACTGGGATGACTGTAATGCCTCTGTAAGGGATTATGTGAGGGCCCCGCTTATCGAAGGTGAAGGCATTCCTTACTCAGGCAAGGTCGGCATGGGCTGGGGGGCGGCCATGTATGCCGTGCAGAGGGCTATGCAGGGGGATAGCCGCTATATCACCCCTGCCGGGACCCCGGATGTGGCTGCAGTTATGGCCGATGTGCAAAAGGGTGTTATAAGTCAAAGTGCGATCCAGCCGGCCCTTCATGAGTATTTGCCCAACTTTTTCTATATGATGCCTACAGCGGGTTTAATGGGGCTTGATCTCAATCAGGACGGCGCGCCCCTTACTTATGTGCGTATTGACAAGAGCGGCGGGAGCTGGCAGGCGAAGGCGTATTGGAACACAGCAGACCTTGGGGATGGATATCTCCGCATAGACATGTTTGGAGGTCCTAAAGATATAGGCTCATACAAGTGGGTCAATATATGCGGCCAGTGCCATGTGATGACCAAAGATCACGGTAACAGCGAATGGAATTACGCCCGTCCCTACAACCTCGGGATGCCTGCCGACTGGGTCAAAAATGGCCAGTATGTCAATTTCACCAACGATATAGAGGCGTCCGGTTATGATGTTCATATGTCATCAAAGAAGATGGGTTGCGGATCGTGTCATCTTAGGGCGGTCGGTACGGTAGAGGATAAGCATAATTTCTTGAAGGGTACCGATACCGCTCACATGGTCAGCAACGAGCTTGACAATAATCCGAAACCGAAGACATGCGAGTATTGTCACCTTTCGGGCGGTGATCCGCAGGCGCCTAATCCTACCGCCGCCCATGAGGAGAAATTCGGCGAAAATACAGGCCGTCACATGGCTGAGATCGCCTGCGAGACATGCCATGTGCCGTATAGAAGGACGTGGCGTTTCAGGACATTTGACGACACCATGGGATATTTCAGCAATTTTGACAACCGCATGGGTTACAATATACTCCCCGGCGGTGACGGCAAGATGGCTGCCTATCCGCCCGAATATGCCCTGTCCCCTGTCTATGGGACGTCTCCAGGGTACGGCATAGCGCACTTCAATATGCTATCACAACATATAGACGCAAATGGTGGTGGCGTGGTGCCCATGGACTATGTCTCACAGATGGTGGACTACTTCAACATGAGCGGCTCAGCCGATCCAGGTCAAATTGTGAACGGCATGCCTACGAATCCTGGCTTTGATTTCTGGCGTTATTTCTATGAGGCAAGCCTGAATCAGTACAAGGCCATGGGTGTCCCGTTGAACTATGACCCGGCCCACGACAATGAGGTATTTCCGCCTCTATACTATGCAAACTCAAGAAACGGTTATCCGCAGATAGTGATTGGCAATCCGATTACTATCATGACATGGGTTGACGCCAACCCGCAGCCGGATCACGATATGAGTGATCTGCCATACGGCGGGGCCAAGGTGCTCTATCTAAGGGAGATAAATGCAGCTATACAGGCTTATATCCCGCCGCTCCAGGTCGGGGCTGTTGATCCAAGGACGCTTGCAGGCATCCCGCCGAATGATCCCAACTGGGCAAGGAACCCAAATGTGGGCAAGATCATTCTAAAAGACAGCGGCTATGTCATATTCGACCATACCGGAGACATGTATCCCGATCTGTGGTGGGACGAGGATGTGCGCGCCATGCAGCAGGCACTAGTGAAGGTCCTGAAGGCAGAGGGCGAAACAGATCCCAAGCCGATCATCTTTGTGGCCGCCCATTATTTCTCCGATTCGCACGGGGTTCAGCCAAAGGAGAAGGCATTGGGCGCAAGATCCTGCTTCGACTGTCATGGGGATTATACAAAAGATCCAGGTGCGCACAGGATTACCGACAGGATTATCACTTATGTGTCGTGGGCCCCGCCTTGGTTCAGGGATGATAATCGTGTCATGAAGTATGACCCGGCAAAGGGCATGGTCCCGGCCAACCCGAATGGCCTCTTCATAGTTGACGGCGAGGTGGCCTACATTCAGCCGCAGCAAGCCGACAACTTGAGCGTACTCGGCGCTAAGGCCCAAGACGTCTTGGCCCTTAGTAAACATCATGCAGAGGAGCTCTTCTATATAACGAGCGAAGGCAGCGTTCGCGGTTATGATATAACCGAGATCAACGATCCATCGAAATTTACCCCGGATGAGCTGGCCGCAGAATACGCCAAACAGGTGGTAAATGGCCCTTGGTCGGACAAGCTCTATTTCTATATACCCGAAGATCTGAAGCCCGAGCTTTCAGAGTGCGGTTTTCAGCCGCAGGCCGAGTCTGTCTACCTCGACGGCATCGGCCTTGCCGATGCCTATGTGCTGAGGTTGGGGCTTAATACCGCGGAGAAAAAGGCCATGATCGTTAAACTGCCTTTCACTGGGGCACAGCCGGAGATCTGGACCAAGGTTGCAGGCGATACCGTATTCAGGAAAGACGCAAGCGCAGCTATTGTAGGGTATTCGAGTGCCTATGTAGTAGCGAAGGTCAATCATCCTGGCGAATTTGTCTGTGTTGAACATGGCCTTGTCTCAGGCGCTAACTCCGATCTCTGGAAACCATTCATAAAGAAATAG
- the lepB gene encoding signal peptidase I — protein sequence MKSTRYSIDTKQSGEHWGKAVWEYIQAILIALILALTIRTFVIQAFKIPSGSMMQTLLVGDHLLVNKFIYGVRNPFTQTLWIKGEKPKRGDVIVFIYPLDPSKDFIKRVIGIGGDTVEIINKKVYVNGRLYPDPPGVQHTDPRILPASVSPRDNMGPIIVPKDSLFVMGDNRDQSYDSRFWGFVPLKDVRGKALIIYWSWDSDDFRPRLDRIFKIIN from the coding sequence ATGAAATCAACAAGATATTCAATCGATACAAAACAGTCGGGCGAACACTGGGGCAAGGCTGTATGGGAATATATCCAGGCGATATTGATCGCCCTTATCCTTGCGCTGACAATCAGGACATTCGTCATCCAGGCCTTCAAGATACCATCCGGGTCCATGATGCAGACCCTCTTGGTCGGCGATCATTTGCTGGTCAACAAATTTATCTATGGTGTCAGAAACCCTTTTACTCAAACGCTCTGGATAAAAGGAGAAAAACCGAAGCGGGGCGATGTAATCGTATTCATATATCCGCTTGATCCGTCAAAGGACTTTATAAAACGGGTGATCGGCATAGGAGGCGATACTGTAGAGATAATAAATAAAAAGGTCTATGTAAACGGCCGGTTATATCCCGACCCACCTGGGGTGCAACATACAGACCCAAGGATACTCCCGGCTTCTGTCAGCCCGAGGGACAATATGGGGCCTATAATCGTCCCGAAGGATAGTCTTTTTGTCATGGGAGACAACAGGGATCAGAGCTACGACAGCAGGTTTTGGGGTTTTGTCCCTTTAAAAGATGTAAGGGGAAAGGCCTTGATCATCTACTGGTCTTGGGATTCCGATGACTTTAGGCCCAGGCTTGACCGTATCTTCAAGATTATAAACTGA
- a CDS encoding entericidin A/B family lipoprotein, translating to MFKKIIFVLFLASFCLTAAGCNTIHGLGKDIEKGGEAIQKSTR from the coding sequence ATGTTTAAAAAAATTATATTTGTTCTGTTTCTTGCATCCTTTTGTTTGACTGCAGCTGGTTGTAATACCATACATGGGCTGGGCAAGGATATAGAAAAAGGGGGCGAGGCTATTCAAAAATCTACGAGATAG
- a CDS encoding manganese-dependent inorganic pyrophosphatase produces the protein MPVYVLGHKSPDTDSVTSAVAFAALQKMLGVDAVPCRQGDPNPETELAFKKFGVPMPELMTDVAGKQYMLVDHSDIKQAPDNWDKGELMAVVDHHKIGDITTASPIFFCAMPVGCTGTVLYRLYSDLYKKPIDPKVAGLMLSAILSDTVLFKSPTCTDADKAAAEALAKIAGISDIKALGLELAKAKSSVEGVPPMDLIHRDYKDFNMSGKTVGIGQLELVSLSQVSNDLKCAIMDNLKKMKVDGNRHSVFLMLTDTMEKEGTELLAVTDDPSIVEKAFGKKLEGNSVWLPGVMSRKKQMVPPLEKAFAA, from the coding sequence ATGCCAGTTTATGTTTTAGGACACAAGAGCCCGGATACAGATTCCGTAACTTCAGCTGTCGCATTTGCAGCGTTGCAAAAGATGCTTGGCGTAGACGCGGTTCCATGCCGCCAGGGCGACCCCAATCCAGAGACCGAACTCGCCTTTAAAAAATTCGGCGTGCCCATGCCAGAACTTATGACCGACGTAGCGGGCAAACAGTACATGTTGGTGGACCATAGCGACATCAAACAGGCGCCCGACAACTGGGACAAGGGGGAACTTATGGCAGTAGTGGATCACCACAAGATCGGCGACATCACCACAGCAAGCCCGATCTTTTTCTGTGCCATGCCAGTAGGCTGCACTGGTACCGTACTCTATCGTCTATACAGCGATCTTTACAAAAAGCCGATTGATCCGAAGGTGGCTGGGCTCATGCTATCGGCCATCCTTAGCGATACGGTGCTCTTCAAGTCCCCAACCTGCACCGATGCCGACAAGGCCGCCGCAGAGGCCCTTGCCAAGATCGCCGGTATATCCGACATCAAGGCATTAGGTCTAGAGCTCGCCAAGGCCAAGAGTTCAGTGGAAGGCGTACCCCCAATGGATCTAATCCACAGAGACTACAAAGACTTCAATATGAGCGGCAAGACCGTGGGTATAGGTCAACTCGAACTGGTCTCTTTGAGCCAGGTCAGCAATGACCTCAAATGTGCCATCATGGACAACCTCAAGAAGATGAAGGTGGACGGCAATCGTCACAGTGTATTTTTGATGCTTACCGACACCATGGAAAAAGAAGGGACAGAGCTCTTGGCCGTGACCGACGACCCTTCAATAGTCGAAAAGGCATTCGGCAAGAAGCTTGAAGGCAATTCTGTGTGGCTTCCGGGGGTCATGAGCCGTAAAAAACAGATGGTTCCGCCCCTTGAGAAGGCATTCGCTGCTTAA
- the fsa gene encoding fructose-6-phosphate aldolase — protein MKFFIDTANLDEIRDAVALGMADGVTTNPSLIAKEGCPFEERIREICSLVNGPVSAEVVSTEAGGMIKEAQRLAVISPNIVVKIPMTTEGLKATRELAGQGVKTNMTLVFSPLQALLAAKAGAAYVSPFVGRLDDIAQTGMELVADIIRIFDNYCFDAEIIVASVRNPVHVLEAARLGADIATIPYKVIAQLVCHPLTDAGLKKFLSDWEKVPKN, from the coding sequence ATGAAATTTTTTATCGACACCGCAAACCTTGATGAGATAAGAGACGCGGTCGCGCTTGGCATGGCCGACGGAGTCACCACCAATCCGTCGCTTATAGCCAAAGAGGGGTGTCCATTTGAAGAGAGGATAAGGGAGATATGCAGTTTGGTGAACGGGCCTGTCAGTGCAGAGGTCGTCAGCACTGAGGCGGGGGGTATGATAAAGGAGGCCCAAAGATTGGCTGTGATATCCCCCAATATCGTTGTCAAGATCCCAATGACCACGGAAGGGCTCAAGGCAACACGGGAGCTTGCTGGTCAGGGCGTCAAGACAAACATGACATTGGTCTTTTCCCCGCTCCAGGCACTCCTTGCCGCCAAGGCCGGCGCCGCATATGTAAGCCCGTTTGTCGGGAGGCTCGACGATATTGCGCAGACGGGTATGGAGCTGGTGGCGGACATCATACGGATATTCGACAACTATTGTTTTGATGCCGAGATTATCGTAGCCAGCGTAAGAAATCCCGTTCATGTCCTTGAGGCGGCGAGGCTTGGGGCCGATATCGCAACGATACCGTATAAGGTGATAGCGCAGCTTGTTTGTCACCCGCTGACAGACGCCGGCCTCAAGAAATTTTTATCCGATTGGGAAAAGGTTCCGAAAAATTAA
- a CDS encoding transglycosylase SLT domain-containing protein, with product MRSWLRIGCLSMIPFLSGVFAVLCSVGVGHADGLYCFRDERGVMHFTNVPTDSRYKLIARYKNITVRGAMVSSVSRSRISLASLNGVISSAARSHNLDPALIKAVIKAESGGLADARSQKGAIGLMQLMPDTAAELYVANPFDPELNIWGGAKYLRQMIDRFGGNIRLALAAYNAGPASVERFGGVPPFRETREYVDKVLALWRGMQ from the coding sequence ATGAGGTCTTGGCTAAGGATAGGTTGTCTTTCGATGATCCCTTTTCTGAGTGGTGTTTTTGCGGTTCTTTGCAGTGTTGGTGTCGGCCATGCGGACGGGCTGTATTGCTTTAGAGACGAGCGCGGGGTGATGCATTTTACGAATGTGCCTACGGACAGCAGGTATAAACTTATCGCCAGATACAAAAACATTACAGTGAGGGGCGCAATGGTCAGCTCGGTATCTAGGTCGAGGATTAGTCTGGCTTCATTGAATGGGGTTATTTCCAGCGCAGCCAGGAGTCACAATCTTGATCCAGCCCTTATAAAGGCCGTGATAAAGGCTGAGTCGGGTGGCCTTGCCGATGCGCGCTCCCAGAAAGGGGCTATAGGTCTCATGCAACTCATGCCTGATACCGCGGCAGAGCTGTATGTAGCAAATCCTTTTGACCCTGAGTTGAACATATGGGGGGGCGCCAAGTATTTGAGACAGATGATCGATAGATTTGGCGGCAATATCAGATTGGCTTTAGCTGCATATAATGCAGGCCCGGCCAGTGTAGAAAGGTTCGGGGGCGTCCCGCCGTTCCGCGAGACAAGGGAGTATGTGGACAAGGTCTTGGCGTTGTGGCGAGGCATGCAATAG